TACCAGCATAAGGATCTAAACTCGCCCATAATATTATCGCAGATTCACAGTTTTGTTATACTGTCACACAAAACTAACTAAGATGGGTAATAGAAGTGCCGGAAACTAGTGTCGTTCTTACGTCAACATTCATGTAATACTACTCAACTGGTATCGAACCCTAAAGTTGTGCAATGCATGCCTGTACGTGAAGATGACTACTTTACGTTGTTTTGCAGATCTATTTTATATCTATGATATGTTTGAACGTCAAACACATaaccagaagaaaattgtATATTCCACATTGTATGCCATTCGAGTTTCAGAAATATTGTGACGAAACAAAACACTACAGAAAAACTTTCGATATTTGTCCATAAGATATCCATAGATATGGAGGCGAGTTTCCCAGGTTCGAATCAGGTAGTTTTGATTTGTTTCATTTGACGATATGGGGAGATTACTTTTCCGTATCCCTAATACCATACAAATGTTCTTGTATCTACAACAAATTCCCTACAATAAATCATTGCAGCAATTCCTCGCAACGACAAcaatgtttgattttttttttgttttcccatGGTTATTTGTGCAACGATTCTCTCACCAGGTTTTACAATTTGCCGAACAGATTTTCCTCTTCACATGACTGCGGTCACCAATcaataatattgaaaaatacatCAAGTGGATTGCGAACCTCCAGAGATAGTTGTGCGCATGACAAATACATTGATAATTCATTTCTGAAATAACTTGACAAATTCTGCGTAACAAAATGAGATCGAAATTATCGAACATTTTAGAGCACCTTATAGGAGTATAAAAGTCATCCGTACATCAATTCAATCAAATACTATGATAAACGTCAGAATATAGTAACAAGTCTCaactgtgcaaaaaaaaaaaaaccaaataataaGTACAAATGTTGGTAAgtgtgaaaacaaagaaagactATACACATAAAGCATTCGTGCTTCactaaaacagtaaaaattgAACGCTATCTGATGAGTTATTTCTGATGAGAAAGCACATGTTCATGACTAGTAAAGTACGAAAATCTTCAGTAAATCCTTTCTAGGCAGGATCCCACCTAGGCTGAGTGCTATAAAGCAAGCTTTAACAAATAAATTGTTATACTTCAGTATGTTGTCTGGAGCCTTTATGTACACTATGTGGTTGATCAACCACTAGTTGCTCTGAAATCATTGGGTTTGCACTCGAACTAGACTTTGGTCGCATTGAGTTCATGACTATGGCTTGAGTGCGTTCATCCGCTGAAAGGCACTCATTTAGAAGGTTCAACATTCAACAAACTGTGCACAACAACACTTGCCATGAACTGCTTTGGCGCTTTTATTCCTCATCTTTCGTTTCGCAGCGATCAGGTCGATTTGGCGCTTTGTCCGTGGTATCCTTATTCGCATAAAACAACACACCAGAACAACTGCAAAAGATGAAATAGGAAGCACCATCGAGAAGCACTGAGCATTAAGCTTTCATAAGTGGAAATTGACGGCAACGGAGACTTAATTCtgtattcttattattattaattattattacaattaatACAATAACATATAATTATAtcaatataattatatatagttacttatttcttattattctgAATTACTTTACTCATGCATATGCTTTTATGACTATTAGTGCAATATCTAAACGAAATGACACGATAGAGATGAAAACCAGGCTAATCAGTGTTCATTATCCGGTACTCTTAAGAATTCAGCAAAAACCCAATAACACAACATTCACATATGaatcgcaaaaggtaaatgaatCTGACGAGCACGCACGTTTTGAGCATGGATGATTGAGACAACAACATCCAGTATAAATTGATTCCTATGGTACACAATAACATTTGAATgttaatgaaatgaatggagTTATGATGTGGAAAATCATGGAAAGTGACTTGAAACTCGACCAACCCATGATTAGAAGCACACCAGAGACAAGAGCGATCAACATCCATAATCGTAATCCTGGTGCAACATGTTGATCTAAGGCCGATAACTGATGTTGATTGTCGAAAGTCAtggactgaaaaaaaaccatttctaGGCAGTGCGGAAAAACGTCATCTAGGGGGAAAAACTTCACAGATTCACTAGGAAGTACACGAAAAAGAGTCCAAGAAGTAGAGGGAActagaaagaacaaaaaaaaatccactttctgacaaaaaaaaaaaaataaaacgctaGAAAGTGGGAAGTGAACGACACTAAAATACACTACCTTCAAGAATCCACCGCAATTATGGACCTTAATggaacttctggaaaaaaatcttctaaaaaaataaggaaagaaagtCCACGTCAATGTTAGAAATCGTGCACAGCAGGCAACACGTGCACATCTGTGCTTATTTACTGCTTTATAAACATATAAATTCTAATATAACCTATATTCCATATGTATATATCTACTACAATCGTTTGGAGAGAATGTATGGAATGACTACGTATTATTAAAAAGAGCAGGAATGCTTGCTCTGGAATTAATCGAACAGCACAGCCCACCCACCAATAGAAGCGTTCTAAAAATTTCATGCAGAATcagaaatagtaataaatacaCAACATCTCCCGTCCAGAATTCCGCATGCAAATCCATTCTACGACAGTTTTACATATTTGAAATGAAGATTATAGATTCCTCGTCCTTGAAGTTTCAGGATGAGAAGAGGGAAAAACGTCAACCTTAAAACCCTGACATTATTGTACATACGTCAACTCAGTGCTAGTTATCAAACCGGCATCAGCGTCCATCGATTTTCATAAGAAAAAGTTACAGTTTGTTAAAAACACTGCAAATTAGTCCCTAATTCGACTCCTACAGCACGAGCGCCACATTCGAACATTGCGAAACAGGCTGCAACTCAAACTTTAGGGAATGTCTGTAGTGACATTGCCTAGATGTTGTGAAGTGTTTGGAAAGTCAAGTATTAAACGTGGTGGTGATCAATAAGATGGAGGTACGAGGTTCGGCTGCCAATGTGCAATGAAAAAGAGGTGCAGCAGAGGGCAGAGAGCGTGCGGCTGTCGGAGAGTGAGCGTCTCCATTGTGCGCCCGTTGTCCAGTCGAGCATGAGTCTCTCACCTCTTAATGTTCAGTCGACCATTTATTTATCGCTGAGAATAATGGAGGAGTGGACAGTTGCAATAATACGTCTCCAAACACAGTCATCATTCATAATACTTTGAACGgttagagaaaaagaagtacgAAAACATgcataaatattattattgctcTCGAAAAGCAACTGCGatgacaagaaaacaaattccaaAGCGTACAGTATGTCGTACCGGTCTTTGCGATGTGCATTCACTAGCATCGCATGACTAACATGAAGAGAAGTATAGCACTCTCAACTCAGTCCATTCTTGCCACATTATCCACCCACTTCCACGTTCTTTCACTAAGCATCAACATGAATAATGGAATGCATGTAATGCGAtgcagttcagaaaaaaagaatacactACGCAGATGTGTTAGATGCGCTTTTTAGCGAAACTAATATCATAAAGTTATACACACTCACTTCACTCCCCCTATATGTGATGTGATGGGAAATCAACTGTGCTTGCCTGCTTTGTTACACTCAAAACTACCTGATTCCTGGTGCAATAGCGCAAGTCTGCACTCGAAACGGCGTGTTGATGCTCCTTCTTAGCTCCGCTTAGAGGGTCCTAAAACGAGCGCGGCAGTTTGCTCACTTACACCAAAAGCCAGGTCATTCTGACGCAACTGCAAGCTACATTCACTAGCACTGCTTCGAGGCTAAAAACTGGACAACTAGTGTGTCCCCGTGGTACCCCTCATCGGTAGTTCCCAAGGAAGTGGCTAGTCAAATGATTCCTAGGGTAGAAAAATCAATCtgcacagagaaaaaagaaggagactGTGCGCGTATTATAGCATTAGATTAATTACATATGGAATAGAAGACCTAAATGTATGTATACATGAAATCATAGAGAAAGTGGTACCGGCCAATACTTCCTCAACGGAATGAGAATTATCATATGAAGACGTCGGATCATGTGCTGACTACGGAAGAAAGACAGTTCGAAACACTCGGAGCAATACCAAGGGAGTAGCCAAAGCAAACAATCCAAAATCCAAGTAGTGGGCTCTGTTATTTGCGTTAATCCtaacatatagtagggtcggaacgacatgaagcacgtacgcaattgcgtatgtgGCTTCTCTCGAGCGTAGCAGCTAGAAGCGTGGAGAAATCCTTGCTGAcgtcacccatcgctgcagtttgcgacgggtcccatcTCGGCTCCAACTGCTGCCCCTACCGCGTCGTTTCAAGCGCGTAAGCGAATGCACACCAGCttcactcgtgattcatgtcgttttgactataGCTCGTGCGATTCTTAAGGAGGTTACTTCTAGTTCAGCTGTGTCATTTACAGCTATCATCTTAGGAAGTTCTTCAATCAAAGCCACAAATCGACCGAATGGTATTTCAAGAATACTTAGTTTGTCGCACACTGTACAGCTTCTTTAATTGAATGAGGTCTACCTTAAATTAGTGTTCGAGCAAAACGCGTTTGCCctactcattttcttttggtaaaagaggaaaataaaccAGACCGGTCAACATTTAGCCGAACAATAGTCACTGCACGCAACTGACTGAGTAACGGCTCCTTTATGGAATAAACAAATCGTTCTTATAACAAAGTGTCCACATGAACAGTACAGTACAATGAGAAGCTCTCAATACTCaacacagaaaaagaaagtcgtTGCAAAGTGACAGCACATCTAAGCCTACGACGTATCGTTATAATTATAGTTTCTAACAAAACGTACTATTGAAATCAAATGAAGGAGTTCTTTTAATCACAATCCACAACAAAACACTCCAAACGGCAAAACACTTATTTGGCAAACTTAAGAAGTAAGAGCATTTTATCACAGCAGAACGCACTGAAAGAAAAGCTTAATCAGCACGTAACAAATGAAAACCTATACAGCAGCACTAACACAGCACCGGCACATCTAAGAACGCGTAATATATTAAGTAATAACATAGCTaccataaaaaaagagaagttagCTACCATgacaaatgaaagaataatGATTATACAACATTCAACAACATTATTACGCATCCctggaaaaaagggaattaaTGATAGCACTGTTCATATCGAGATATCCGTTACTGAAAGGCAAAATCATATACAATGAACAGATTCAAATTACACCTGAATGGATGCCGTAAGCGAATCTCTGTAAATTGCAACTGGACTTATCATCTCTATAAGATTCTTTCAGCAATACGAACGAAAACAAATTATAGATGAGATTCAAAGCTCCTCATGTGGTTTTAAACGGACAAATGGACGTTTGGGAAAGTGCCCAAGTTTGGATATCTTCCTAGCAGAGTCGAGTTTCCGCTGTACCCACTCGATGTCTTCTGCCATGTACGTGAAAATGAACTCATCAATCGTTTCCTAAACAGATTCTTAGcgtatttctggaaatagaAATTAGAGGGTTACTGAAGGTTTTTATATACTGGTCAGCCTAAGATCCCTATGAGCTACCATTTCATACATTTCTTAGCGGCAGGATTCGAAGAAACGCAGATGGAGcttagcggttagaatcgagagGGACCCTCACTCTGCTTTAACAAAGAATCACAGAAAATAGTGATTATGCCTGGAAGTTTTGGAAATATAAAACCCACAGATTGGGATCATTGGTAGAACTGAATTTTACAGACAACAACATTAAAAGCTTGAATTAGAACTATGCTTGTTAGAACCAAACTTCCTACTCCACacaaaatgcaaaaacaaTGCTGAAAAACCATTTTATCCACATATAATTTAATGTAGTCGGATAAAAAAGGacttgaagctcggtgcagttgcgccaGCGGCAGGATTCGAAGATACGCAGATGGAGcttagcggttagaatcgagagGGACCCTCACTAGTATGACTCGTCACTGCAGCTCGAGAGATGGTGCATACCACCTCGATGCCAACCGTTAGCTCAACTGCGTCGAGGTTCAAGCTTTGACCAGATcaatatatttatgtatttaccTGGTAGTAAATGCGCGCGAGCTCGTTCCGCAGTTCCTTCTCTAATCGAAGAATGGGCTTCGCGTGATAGTCGAGAAGCGGTTCGATTTTCTTAATTATAATCATTGAAGTTAACAAATCTCAAATATTGAATGAAGTTAAAAAATATCGAATGAATAAGTATCAACTAACATCTATGTACCACTGGCTACTGCTTGAATATACTTCAGCCACTCTTGAAAGCCAACCATTCAGCTCGAAGTCATCTTCTCGATACTGTTGtaactgttttcttctttgccaaTACTCGTTTATAAGTTCATAAGCCTAAACGGAGAAATAGAatcaaagcagaaaaaaagaggaggaaaattgTAGACCTTGTGTCCGGGGAAGGTGCATCCATAAATCACTCCCATGTTAGTTGATGGAGTGCACTGAAGAGCGTCTCGAGAAATGGGGTAATTACCTTGCAGAGGTCTTCCTTCCTGTAGTAAGAGAGTAACTGAAGTGTAAAGTATGTGACGTTAATCAAAACTCTGGGGTTGCGTCACTGTGGTCGACTCCAATTAAAAATTGCCTGAAGCTAATGAACGCGTGTGAAACGTATTCAATAACTTGTGGAGGCTAACCAATGTTAGCGTTTGTATCTTCCCAGACATgtttggtatcaatttattggCCCTAGATGGATGATGATGAGGGTTTCGAATCGTCTAAGCCAAACAGGGGTTTCATCCATCTCGGTAGTGTCGAACTCGTACCGtcaaattgagaagaaaactcaTATTCACAGGCGAAACTATACACCTCACCATTTCAATACTCGtataaagaaaacattgtgAAAAGATCTAAGTTTTGATCACATTAGtggataaaatgaagtgaaccaTGAAACTTGGAATCCAGTTATT
This window of the Necator americanus strain Aroian chromosome III, whole genome shotgun sequence genome carries:
- a CDS encoding hypothetical protein (NECATOR_CHRIII.G10098.T1), whose product is MVFFQSMTFDNQHQLSALDQHVAPGLRLWMLIALVSGVLLIMVVLVCCFMRIRIPRTKRQIDLIAAKRKMRNKSAKAVHADERTQAIVMNSMRPKSSSSANPMISEQLVVDQPHSVHKGSRQHTEV